The Parambassis ranga chromosome 19, fParRan2.1, whole genome shotgun sequence genome contains a region encoding:
- the irx5b gene encoding iroquois-class homeodomain protein IRX-5b, producing MAYPQGFLFQPSVSLALHSCPSFSSGVLLGPRTEELGRSSSGSAFAPYTAGSATSPGFNSHLPYGGEPRAAATLSSFVSPGYDPSSAISGPLDYHPFGALGHYPYGDPAYRKNATRDATATLKAWLNEHRKNPYPTKGEKIMLAIITKMTLTQVSTWFANARRRLKKENKMTWTPRNRSEDEDEEDNIDLERNEDEEEPAKPSDEEMKGEAAHRRSSDPCVLMFREDGSSNSDRGLTDPDCKVSGGRRLPHLPGPISTSAAPQSAPLGSLRVSESGCTSSSSSFMSKEHMDSCDTTQEPNVAPKPKLWSLAEIATSADKSTECSDPSQSGGLRPRTSFPHSPALPRHLYYTSPFIPGFSSYGPVGPLQGSTHLNGLQQTMLQREAAARDRRLRGHGQLELHELKRGMTNV from the exons ATGGCTTATCCTCAGGGTTTCCTCTTCCAGCCGTCCGTGTCTCTGGCTCTGCACTCGTGCCCGTCCTTCAGCTCCGGGGTCCTCCTAGGACCAAGGACGGAGGAGCTCGGCCGCTCCTCTTCGGGCTCCGCCTTCGCTCCGTATACAGCGGGATCAGCGACCTCGCCCGGGTTCAACTCACACCTCCCGTACGGCGGGGAGCCCCGGGCCGCCGCCACGCTCAGCTCTTTTGTG AGTCCAGGGTACGACCCATCCTCGGCCATCTCTGGGCCCCTGGATTACCACCCGTTTGGGGCCCTGGGGCACTACCCGTACGGAGACCCCGCCTACAGGAAAAATGCCACACGGGACGCCACGGCCACGCTGAAGGCTTGGCTGAACGAGCACCGGAAGAACCCGTACCCCACCAAAGGAGAGAAGATCATGCTGGCCATCATCACCAAGATGACCCTGACTCAGGTGTCCACGTGGTTCGCCAACGCCCGCCGCCGCCTGAAGAAGGAGAACAAGATGACCTGGACCCCCCGGAACAGGAGCGAGGACGAGGACGAAGAGGACAACATCGACTTGGAGCGCAacgaggacgaggaggagcCTGCGAAGCCAAGCGATGAGGAGATGAAGGGCGAGGCCG CGCACCGCCGCTCGTCAGACCCGTGTGTGTTGATGTTCAGAGAAGACGGCAGCAGCAACTCCGACCGCGGCCTCACTGATCCGGACTGTAAAGTTTCAGGGGGGCGGCGGCTGCCCCACCTCCCGGGCCCCATCTCCACGTCAGCAGCCCCTCAGAGCGCTCCCTTGGGATCACTCAGGGTCTCCGAATCAGGGTGCACATCTTCATCGTCGAGCTTCATGTCCAAGGAGCACATGGACTCCTGCGACACCACTCAGGAGCCAAACGTGGCCCCTAAACCCAAACTGTGGTCCCTGGCTGAGATCGCCACATCAGCAGATAAAAGCACAGAATGCAGTGACCCCTCACAGAGCGGGGGGCTAAGGCCCCGGACCTCATTCCCCCACAGCCCCGCTCTGCCTCGGCACCTCTACTACACCTCCCCCTTCATCCCGGGTTTCTCCAGCTACGGCCCCGTGGGGCCCCTGCAAGGCAGCACGCACTTAAACGGATTACAGCAGACGATGCTGCAGCGTGAGGCGGCGGCCAGAGACCGCCGGCTGCGCGGCCACGGCCAGCTGGAGCTGCACGAACTGAAGAGAGGCATGACCAACGTGTAG
- the LOC114451378 gene encoding protein ALP1-like, producing MEPQEQGPALSAAVLSSMLGLNLPPLFGSQVFQLYRLQATLLRQRRAREMMERDRRRRLYLRRRRAFLLSSIAAILSFITSATNRHVWVRNRRSGQNFWATAELFDDDEWKVQFRVTRATFEYLVELIGPAIKRRRTNYRVPIEPRRRLAITLWWFARSGEYRSIADMFGVGIATVCMIVRQVTSAIVDRLYRRFVSLPSGERLDETIRAFKDRCYPQCAGAIGATHIPIAQPRDNPDHYLNKRGWHSVILQAVVDHSVCFTDVYAGWPGSTNSAAVLSSSDLYLKAEDRPDGYLFPREKSLLTDGVEIPVHLIGDASFPLKPWLMKGYTEGQQLSPEQRRFTFTLASARSVVDTAFMRLKGRWRCLLKKSDIDISMMPRVVAACCVLHNLCEQRGDGFLPEWSVEMAPTGTYLIQPETEAYEGDTYCTAEVIRQTIAYNLLTVLQY from the exons ATGGAGCCGCAGGAGCAGGGTCCGGCTCTCTCTGCGGCTGTGCTGAGCTCCATGCTCGGCCTGAACCTTCCTCCGCTGTTCGGCAGCCAGGTGTTCCAGCTGTACCGGCTCCAGGCGACGTTGCTGCGGCAAAGGCGAGCCCGGGAGATGATGGAGCGGGACCGACGGCGGCGTCTGTACCTGCGGAGGAGGAGAGCCTTCCTGCTGTCCTCCATCGCCGCCATCCTGAGCTTCATCACCTCCGCCACCAACAGACACGTCTGGGTCCGAAACCGCAGGTCGGGGCAGAACTTCTGGGCGACGGCGGAGCTATTCGACGACGACGAGTGGAAGGTGCAGTTTCGCGTCACCCGTGCGACGTTCGAGTACCTGGTCGAACTCATCGGTCCGGCCATCAAACGACGCCGAACGAACTACAGGGTACCCATCGAGCCGCGCCGCAGGCTGGCCATCACGCTGTGGTGGTTCGCCCGGTCCGGGGAGTACCGCTCCATCGCCGACATGTTCGGCGTAGGAATCGCCACGGTATGCATGATTGTTCGCCAGGTCACCTCGGCCATAGTGGACCGGCTGTACCGGCGCTTCGTTTCGCTTCCGAGCGGAGAACGGCTGGACGAAACCATCCGAGCCTTCAAGGACCGCTGCTACCCGCAGTGTGCGGGAGCCATTGGCGCGACCCACATCCCCATCGCCCAGCCGAGGGACAACCCCGACCACTACCTGAACAAGAGGGGCTGGCACTCTGTCATCCTGCAGGCCGTGGTGGACCACAGCGTCTG CTTCACTGACGTGTACGCCGGCTGGCCTGGAAGCACCAACAGCGCTGCAGTGCTGTCCAGCTCAGACCTGTACCTGAAGGCCGAGGACCGGCCCGATGGGTACCTGTTTCCCCGAGAG AAGTCGCTGCTAACAGATGGCGTGGAGATCCCCGTTCACCTGATTGGCGATGCCTCCTTCCCCCTGAAGCCCTGGCTGATGAAGGGGTACACTGAGGGGCAGCAGCTGTCACCGGAGCAGCGTCGCTTCACCTTCACGCTGGCCTCTGCGCGCTCCGTGGTGGACACAGCCTTCATGCGGCTGAAGGGGCGCTGGAGATGCCTGCTGAAGAAGAGTGACATCGACATCTCCATGATGCCCAGAGTGGTGGCGGCCTGCTGCGTTCTCCACAACCTGTGCGAACAGCGAGGAGACGGATTCCTCCCCGAGTGGAGCGTGGAGATGGCTCCCACAGGAACGTACCTGATACAGCCCGAGACGGAGGCCTATGAAGGAGACACGTACTGCACGGCTGAGGTGATCAGACAGACCATCGCCTACAACCTGCTGACTGTGCTGCAGTACTGA